The DNA segment GCGTGGCCCGCCGAGGTAATGCGGCGCTGGTACAGCACGACGAGTTCCTGGGCGATCTCGCGCACCGCCGCTTTGACCCGCGCCTTGGTCTTGGCGAAGTCCGAGCCGCCCATACGCGACAGCGTCGGGGTCTCGCCGCCCGAGTACGGCCGCAGCGTGTCGATCTGGTCCGACGGGACGTAGAGCTTGTCGTCGCCGCGGTATTCGAGCAGCAGGTAGTCGCGCTCGACGCCGCCGATGGTGCGCGTGACCATGCCGGCGTAGCGGGCCACGCCGTGGTGGTGGTGCACGACGAAGCTGCCCGGCGCCATGTCGTCGAAGAAGCCGGTGGTGGCGCGCGTTGGGCGAGCACGGGCCGTGCGGTGGGCGCGCCGGCGGCCGGTGATGTCGGGCTCGGCCAGCAGCGCCAGCTTGGAGGCCGGCAGGATCACGCCACGGTCAAGCGAGGTGATCACCACTTCGGGGGCCACAAAGCCTTCGTCGCGCAGGTTCGCCGCGATACGCGTCGCCGAGCCCTCGCCGTCGGCGGCCACGACGATGCGGAACCCGTCCTTGGTCAACTGCTTGAGGCGCTCGACCAGCCGCGCCGGGTCGCCGACCACCGGGTCCCACACGTTGGCCTCGACGTGGGGCGTATCGGGATTGTCGGCCGCGGTCGTGATCGACCATACCGGCGCCTTGGTGTGCGCCAGGAGCCGTTCGAAGTCCACGTGCAACGCGGGGAAGGCCTCGCCTTCCGGGACGTTCCACGTGCGCGCCAGCGATTCGGCCAGGCTCGCCTCCTCGGCGAGGAGGTCGGCGGCGCGGTCGCGCATGCGTCGCGGGTCGAACAGGAGCACCAGCGCGTCAGCCGGCAGCAGGTCGGCGATCACGTGCTCGCTCGTGGTGAGCCACGGCAGCCACGACTCCATGCCGTCGAAGGTGTGGCCGTCAGCCAACCGCTCCCACTGGTCGACGGCCCACGGCGCGCTCGTCATCAACGCCGCGGCCTGCGCCCGCACGTCTTCGGTCGGCAGCACCTCGCGGCAACCGAACACCTCGACGCACTCGAGATCGCTGACCGACCGCTGGTCCGACACGGCGAAGCTCGTCAGGCGGTCGATCTCGTCGCCCCACAGGTCGACGCGCACCGGCGTGTCCATGGTCGAGGGGAACACGTCGACGATCGAGCCGCGCACCGCCAACTCGCCGCGGTGCTCCACCTGGTACTCGCGGCGGTAGCCGAGGGCGACGAGCTGCTCGACGAGTTCGTCGCGGTCGACGGTGTCGCCCTTGGTCAAGATGACGGGGTCCACGTCTTCGACGTGGGGGCCGAGGCGCTGCACCAGGGCGCGCACGGGTGCCACCACGGCGCGGGGCGCACGTTCGGGGGCGCGCAGATGCCACATGGTGCGCAGCCGCCGGCCCATCGTCTCGACGTTGGGGCTGACGCGCTCGAACGGCAGCGTCTCCCACGCGGGGAAGGTGTCGACGTTCTCGTCGCCCAGGAAGGCGCGCAGGTCATGCGCGATGTGGGCGGCGTCGTTGGCCGTGGGCGTCGCCACCAGGATTGGGTGACGTTCCGACAGCGACGCCACCGCCGCGACGAACAGCGGGCGCGCCGCTTCGGGCACGGCGACGTGCGCCGCGCCCGTCCCGAGCAACGACGCAAAGGCCGGCTCGGCGCGCAAGAGCGGTGGGAGCTGCGCCAACGGCGCAACGCCCACTGAGTTACTCACTCTTGGTGTTATAGACGTTCATCGCGGGGCCGATTCCCCGGGTGATGATCGTCTCGACGGCGTCGGCGGCTTCTTCGATGGTGACGCCGAGCAGTTCGGCTTCCTTCTTCGTCGGCCGGTTGAGGACGTGATTGGCGCCGTGGGCCTTGCCCGGCGGCTTGCCGATACCGATGCGGACCCGCAGGAAGGCGTCGGTCTTGAGGTGCGCCTTGATCGAGCGCAGCCCGTTGTTGCCCGCCAGACCCCCGCCTTCCTTCAGCTTGATGCGACCGACTTCGATGTCGAGCTCGTCGTGCACGATCACGACGTGGTCGACGGCGACGTCGTGGTACGCGGCGAGCGACTGCACCGCGATGCCGCTGTCGTTCATGTAGGTCTGCGGGAACGCCAGCACGACGCGGTCCTCGCCCATGCGGATCGACGCGGTGAGCGAGCGGTGCTTGTTGTCGCGCTTGAGCTTCTCGTGGTGGCGCTGCGCCAGCAGCGCGACGGCGTCCGCGCCGGCGTTGTGGCGCGTCCGTTCGTAGTCCTTGCCGGGATTGCCGAGACCGACGACCAACCAGGTGGCCGCCACGGATTACTCCCCTTCGGAAGCTTCGGCGGGCGCTTCGGCCTCGCCGCTCTCGCCCTCGCCCTCGGCCGCAGCCTCGCCGCCTTCGGCCGCGCCGGCTTCAGCCTCGGCGCCTTCCTCGCCCGCCTCGACCTGCGCGGCCAGCGCGGCGACGATCACCGTGTCGGGATCGAGATCGCAGGTGACGCCCGCCGGCAGCTTGAGGTCGCTCAAGCGGATGGCGTTGCCGATGGTGAGGTCGGTGATGTCGACTTCGATCAGCGCCGGGATGCTCCGCGGGATGGCCGAGATCGTGAGAGCCATGATCTCGAGCTGGACGCTGCCGCCCTGGACCGCGACCTCGTGCGCTTCGCCCGTCATCTCCACCGGCACGTCGGCCGTGATCGGCTGGTCGAGGCGCACGATCTGAAAGTCGACGTGCTGAAGGGTGCCGCGCACCGGGTGGCGCTGGAGCTCACGGGCCAGCGCGGCGTGATGCTCGCCGGCGACGTCGAGGTCGAGCACGGCGTTCAGGCCGTGGTCGCCCGACAGGGCGTTGCGCAACTCACGGGCGTCGACGTCGACGGCGACCGGATCGTGACCCGTGCCGTACAGCACGCCGGGGATGCGACCTTCCTTGCGGATTCGGCCGGCACGCGCCGACCCAAGATCAGTGCGAACAGCAAGTGCGAGACGGGTGTCAGCCATAGGGCGGAAGATTTTAGCGGAGCTAGCTTTGATTCTCCCCACCGAAGATCTCCGAGACGGATTGATCTTCGAAAACCGCCGAAATCACCTCGGCGATCAGGGGCGCCACCGACAGCTGTTCGATGATCGGCAGCTGGCGTTCGGGCGGCAGCGGGATGGTGTTGGTGCCCACCACCCGGGCGATCGACGAGTTCTTGAGCCGCTCGGTCGCCGGGTCGGACAGGATCAGATGGGTGGCGGCCACCCATACTTCGGTGGCGCCGCGCTTGGAGAGCAGTTCGGCCGCCGCGGTGATGGTGCCGGCGGTGTCGATCATGTCGTCGATGAGCACGCAGCAGCGACCGTCGACCTCGCCGACCATGTCGATGGCTTCGACGGCGCCGTCGCCCTTGGTGTCGCGCCGCTTCTGCACGAACACCAGATCGGCGCCGAGGTGGCGGGCGTAGCGGTCGGCCAGCTTCACGCCGCCGGCGTCGGGGGCGCAGACGACGACGTCGCCCGGCGCGTTGTTGCGGATGTAGTCGAGCAGCACCGGCATGGCGACCAGGTGGTCGAAGGGCCCGTCGAAGAAGCCCTGGATCTGGCCCGAGTGCAGGTCGATCGTCATGATGCGGTCGGCACCGGCGACGGTGAGCATGTCGGCAACGAGCTTGGCCGTAATCGGTTCGCGGCCCGCCGCCTTGCGGTCCTGGCGGGCGTAGCCGTAGTACGGCAACACCGCGGTGATGCGCTTGGCGGAGGCCCGCTTGGCGGCGTCGAGCAGGATCATGTTCTCCATGATCGAGGCGTTGATCTCACCGCAGTGGCTCTGGATGATGAAGACGTCGGACCCGCGAATGTTCTCGGTGAACTGACACTTGATCTCGCCGTTGGGGAACGTCTTGAGGTTGGCGCTGCCCAGCGGCACCCCGAGGCAGTCGGCGATTTCTTCGGCCAGCGCGGTATGCGAGCGTCCGGAGAAGATCTTCAGTTTCTTGACCGGATTCAGTTCCATGGCGTGCCGCCATCTTCGCGCGTGGCGCGCGACGCGCGCGCGGACATTCCGCGACGCGACGCGTTACTGGACGGCGCTGAGGGTGAGCGCACGGGTCAGCGTCGGGTTCCCGCGCGTGGCGACGACGACCTCCGTGGCCCCGCCGGCGACGTTGAGGCCGGTCGTCACGCTGGTCGAGAACGCCATCACGCCGCCGCCGACGGGCGAACCGTCGGCCCGGAACGCCCGGAGATGGGGGCCGCCACCGGTGCGGGGCACCGTGAGGATCTCGGAGAGACCGCCGTCGAGCTGCACCGCCCCCACCCGCACGCCGCCCCCGAACGCCGGGTCGTAGGCCATGAAGCCGCCGCCGAGGGGCGAACCGTTGGCGCGGAAGAGCCGGACGTGCGGACCGCCGCCGGGACCGGCGGCCACCGCGATCTCAAGCCCGGGGTTGCCCCCGTCGAAGTCGCCCACGGCCACGCTCACGCCACCGGTGAACGCCGGGTCGAAGGCCATGAACCCACCGTTGTCGAGCGGCGTGCCGTCGGCGCTGAACACCCGGACGTGCGGGCCGCCATGCGACAACGCGCCGGTGACGATCTCGTCGCCGGGGACGTCGGGACGCACGTCGCCCACCGCGACGCTGACGCCGCCGGTGAAGTACGGGCCGTAGGCATAGAAGCCCGAGCCGGCCTGACCGGGTGCGGGCGTCCCGTTCGCGAGGAACGTGCGGACGTGGGGGCCCCCACCGGGGCCGGCGCCGGTCACGATCTCGTTGCCGTCGCTGTTGGGCAACGCGTCGCCGACGGCGACGTCGACGCCGCCGTGGAACTCGGCGCCGTACGCGTAAAAGCCGACGGGCAGCGGGGTCATCGCCGCGGACCACACCCGCACGTGCGGGCCACCGCCGGGCCCCGCGGCCGTCACGATCTCCTGGCCGGCGCTGCTCGGGTCGAGTTCGCCGACGGCAACGGTGTTGCCCCCGCCGAAGCCCGTCCCGTAGGGCGCGACCGTCTGGGTGCCGATGCCGATCTGCAGGCGACGGATCGTGCCGCCCGACGGATTGGCGATGGGTACGCCGCTGCGCACGAGTTGCGCGGTGACGGCGTCGGGCGTTGCCTCGGGCCCGAGTTTCTGCGCGAAGACCAGCGCCGCCGCAGCCGACACGAGTGGCGCGGCGAGCGAGGTGCCGCTGGCGAGTCCGTATCCTCCGCCGACCTGCGTCGTGAGCAAGTTGTTGCCGGGCGCCGCGATGTCGACGGTGGGACCACGGCGCGAGAACGTGGCGACGGTGTCCTGCTGGGTACTCGCGGCGACCGACAGCACGTGATCCATGGCGGCCGGGTACTTGGGCGACGTCGGTGTGCCGCCCTGGTCGTCGTTGTTGCCGGCGGCGGCGACTACCAGCACGCCGTGCTGGTAGGCGCGGGTGATGGCGTCCTGGAGCGGCTGTTCGTAGGTCGTGCCGGCGAGCGACAGGTTGATCACCTTGGCGCCGCGGGCGACGGCGTCGTCGATGCCGTTGATGACCCAGCTGGTGAAGCCTTCGCCGTTGACGTCGAGGACCTTCTCGGACAACAACTTCACGTTCCAGCCCACCGACGCGATACCAGCGCCGTTGTTCGTCGCCGCGCCGGCGACACCTGCGACTTCGGTGCCGTGGTCGCCGTTGCCGTCGTGAACGTCGGTGAAGTCAAAGCTGCCCGAGACCTTCGGCGCCAGGTCGGGATGCGATGTGTCGATGCCCGAGTCGAGGATGGCGATGGTCACGCCGCTGCCGGTGGAGCGGTCCCACGCGCTCGAGGCGCCGACCGGACCGAGGTACCACTCGCTCTGGCCGCCGTTGCACGCGTCGATGCAGGGATCGTTGGGGACGGCCTGCGCCCGCACGGGCGCGTCGGGCATGACCGACGCGATGCCGGCGAGGCCGTGCAGCGCCGCCGGGTCGGCGTTGACCGCCAGGCCGTTCGGGCCGACGCGGCGGCCGCCGAAGCGCGCCAGCAGTGCGGGAACTTGCGCGCCGTCGTGCAGGGTGACGATCAACCGTTGCGCGGCGTTGGTTTGTGCGCTCGCGGCGCCGGAGAGATTCGTCGCCACGAGCGCGGCAACAGCTGCGAGGGCGAGTACTGCGACGCGAGGACCCAGTCGTCGAACGATGCGACTGTTCTAGTCGACGGCGGTGCCGCTGAAGAACGCACCCGTCGCCGCGTGAGGCGCCACGCGCGCCCCGGGCTCGAGCGACGCGAACGGACCGACGACGGCGTGCTCGCCGATCTCGGCCTGGCGCGCCACGGTGTTCTGCACCACCGCGCCCTCACCCACCGTGCAGTCGACGAGGCGCGTGTTCGGACCGATCTCGGCGTGCTCTCCGATGACGCAGTGACCCTGCAGGATCGTGCCCGGGAACAGGGTGACGTCGGTGCCGAGTTCGACCGACGCGTCGACGTAGGTGTGCTCGGGGTCGAGCATCGTCACGCCGCGGCGCATCCACTTCTCGTTGGTGCGATCGCGCAACTCGGCTTCCGCGACCGCGAGTTGCGCACGGTCGTTGACCCCCGCCGCCTCCATCGAGTCAGCGGCCTCGAGCGTGGTGATCGTGTAGCCGGCGTCGAACAGCACGCCGACGACGTCGGTCAGGTAGTACTCACCCTTGGCGTTGTCGGGCATGACGCGGCGCAGTCCGGGTGCGAGCACGCCGTGACGGAACACGTAGATCGACGTGTTGATCTCGTCGATGTCGCGCTCCTCGGGCGAGGCGTCGACTTCTTCGGTGATGCGCGCCACGCGGCCGTCCTCGCGGCGCACGACGCGGCCGTAACCGTACGGATCGCTAACCCGCGCCGTGAGCAGCGTCGCCGCGGCGTCGGCGGCGCGGTGCTGGCGCACGAGCGCCGCGATGGTGGCGGGGCGCAGCAGCGGCGTGTCGCCCGGCAAGACGATGACGTCGCCGTCTTCGTCGTCGGCATCGGGCAGCGCCGTGATACCGACGGAGACGGCGTCGCCCGTCCCGCGCTGCACGGGCTGTTCGACGAAGTCGATCTGGACGCCTTCAGGCGCCTCCTCGGTTACGGCCTTCACCACGCGGTCGGCGCCGTGGCCGACGACGATCACGATGCGTTCGACGTGCAGTTCGGCCAGCGCGTCGATCACGTGCAGGACCATGGCCCGGCCGCACAAACGGTGCAGCGGCTTGGGACGGGCCGACATCATGCGGGTGCCTTCCCCAGCGGCGAGCACCACGGCGGAAAGCGGACGAGGTGTCACGCCTAAGTGTTTACCGCGTCCGCCCGCGAGTCCTGTCTCAACCGTCCGAAAACTACGGTCACGGCGATGCGGCGCGCGGTGGTGATCCTGGGGCTCCTGCTGGGCGCGCTCGCACCGGCGTCACCGGCGTCGGCCCATATCTGCTCGCTACCAGCGCATTTCGCCGTGCACGAACAGGTGAACCTGAACATCACGGTGGCCGCCGAGGACCAACCGGTGCGCGCCGTCGACATTTCCGTGCCCGACGGATTCAGCCTCACCCACGCCGAGGGCTACCTCGGCTTCACCGCATCACGACGCGGCCAGTGGGTCCACTTCGAGGGCGGCGAGATCGCGATCTACGACTGCCAGTCGTTTCTGTTCCAGGGCCGCACGACCCGGTCGGGCCGGCTCGTGGCCCACATCGTCACGACGGCCGCCGACGGCACCAAGACCCACTACGACGACGTCCGCTCCGGCTCGCACTACCCCGCCCAAGTCATCTACGTGGGCGCCGGTTCCGCGCCGGCGCAGCACACGCCGTCGAAGACGCCGATCCAACTGGCCATCGTCATCGTCGCCGGTGCCGCGCTCTTCGCACTGGCACGCAAGACCCAACGCCGCCGCGCCGACGGGTAGCTAACGCTTCAGCCGGCTCCAACCCGGCATCCGCTCGGCCAGGCGAGCCTGCCAACCGAACCGGATCGGCAGATCCGGGCGTCGCGCGGCAATCTCGGCGGTGAACTCCTGAAGGCCCTTCGTCGCGAGAACGACGACACTCGGTGCGCCCCTGATCTTGAAGACTTCGACGTTCGTCGCGAACCGCTGCGGCCGTATCTCGACGAGGTCACGCAGTGGGATGTGCCCGCTCCTCAGTGGCGTGGACCACCACAGATAGTCGCCGTCGAGGCGGAGTTCCGACACGATCCGAAACAGCCACC comes from the Acidimicrobiales bacterium genome and includes:
- the mfd gene encoding transcription-repair coupling factor, which encodes MSNSVGVAPLAQLPPLLRAEPAFASLLGTGAAHVAVPEAARPLFVAAVASLSERHPILVATPTANDAAHIAHDLRAFLGDENVDTFPAWETLPFERVSPNVETMGRRLRTMWHLRAPERAPRAVVAPVRALVQRLGPHVEDVDPVILTKGDTVDRDELVEQLVALGYRREYQVEHRGELAVRGSIVDVFPSTMDTPVRVDLWGDEIDRLTSFAVSDQRSVSDLECVEVFGCREVLPTEDVRAQAAALMTSAPWAVDQWERLADGHTFDGMESWLPWLTTSEHVIADLLPADALVLLFDPRRMRDRAADLLAEEASLAESLARTWNVPEGEAFPALHVDFERLLAHTKAPVWSITTAADNPDTPHVEANVWDPVVGDPARLVERLKQLTKDGFRIVVAADGEGSATRIAANLRDEGFVAPEVVITSLDRGVILPASKLALLAEPDITGRRRAHRTARARPTRATTGFFDDMAPGSFVVHHHHGVARYAGMVTRTIGGVERDYLLLEYRGDDKLYVPSDQIDTLRPYSGGETPTLSRMGGSDFAKTKARVKAAVREIAQELVVLYQRRITSAGHAFPEDSTWQREFEEGFGYIETPDQLTAIEAVKADMESDKPMDRLLCGDVGFGKTEVALRAAFKAVQDGKQVAVLVPTTLLAQQHGQTFTQRLAGYPVRVETLSRFLTPGQAKKVADGVRDGDVDIVIGTHRLLSGDIAFKNLGLLIVDEEQRFGVQHKEAIKKLKYDVDVLTLSATPIPRTLEMSLTGIRDLSILLTPPADRQPILTYVGEYDERAVSEAIRRELLREGQVFYVHNRVADIEAKARDLRQLVPEARVAIAHGQMDEGSLEKVVIDFVNGEFDVLVCTTIIESGIDMPQVNTLVVDRADMLGLGQLHQIRGRVGRSGLRAYAYLFFPADRALSETAYERLRTIGEHTELGSGFKIAMRDLEIRGVGNLLGENQSGHIAAVGYDLYMQMVTEAVAELKGEEIREPAEIKLDLDANAHLPRDYVAREDLRLEAYRRLAEVKTPGDVDDIATEWNDRYGPPPKPAEALLAIGRLRGACARRGIRELTVAKSVARISPVDLPASKQVRLQRLYPKAVHKADLRQLVVPVPPKTDSTQFLLDLLDELIPLTEGASVGSAAP
- a CDS encoding 50S ribosomal protein L25, which produces MADTRLALAVRTDLGSARAGRIRKEGRIPGVLYGTGHDPVAVDVDARELRNALSGDHGLNAVLDLDVAGEHHAALARELQRHPVRGTLQHVDFQIVRLDQPITADVPVEMTGEAHEVAVQGGSVQLEIMALTISAIPRSIPALIEVDITDLTIGNAIRLSDLKLPAGVTCDLDPDTVIVAALAAQVEAGEEGAEAEAGAAEGGEAAAEGEGESGEAEAPAEASEGE
- a CDS encoding S8 family serine peptidase, translated to MATNLSGAASAQTNAAQRLIVTLHDGAQVPALLARFGGRRVGPNGLAVNADPAALHGLAGIASVMPDAPVRAQAVPNDPCIDACNGGQSEWYLGPVGASSAWDRSTGSGVTIAILDSGIDTSHPDLAPKVSGSFDFTDVHDGNGDHGTEVAGVAGAATNNGAGIASVGWNVKLLSEKVLDVNGEGFTSWVINGIDDAVARGAKVINLSLAGTTYEQPLQDAITRAYQHGVLVVAAAGNNDDQGGTPTSPKYPAAMDHVLSVAASTQQDTVATFSRRGPTVDIAAPGNNLLTTQVGGGYGLASGTSLAAPLVSAAAALVFAQKLGPEATPDAVTAQLVRSGVPIANPSGGTIRRLQIGIGTQTVAPYGTGFGGGNTVAVGELDPSSAGQEIVTAAGPGGGPHVRVWSAAMTPLPVGFYAYGAEFHGGVDVAVGDALPNSDGNEIVTGAGPGGGPHVRTFLANGTPAPGQAGSGFYAYGPYFTGGVSVAVGDVRPDVPGDEIVTGALSHGGPHVRVFSADGTPLDNGGFMAFDPAFTGGVSVAVGDFDGGNPGLEIAVAAGPGGGPHVRLFRANGSPLGGGFMAYDPAFGGGVRVGAVQLDGGLSEILTVPRTGGGPHLRAFRADGSPVGGGVMAFSTSVTTGLNVAGGATEVVVATRGNPTLTRALTLSAVQ
- the pth gene encoding aminoacyl-tRNA hydrolase, translated to MAATWLVVGLGNPGKDYERTRHNAGADAVALLAQRHHEKLKRDNKHRSLTASIRMGEDRVVLAFPQTYMNDSGIAVQSLAAYHDVAVDHVVIVHDELDIEVGRIKLKEGGGLAGNNGLRSIKAHLKTDAFLRVRIGIGKPPGKAHGANHVLNRPTKKEAELLGVTIEEAADAVETIITRGIGPAMNVYNTKSE
- a CDS encoding sugar phosphate nucleotidyltransferase, encoding MTPRPLSAVVLAAGEGTRMMSARPKPLHRLCGRAMVLHVIDALAELHVERIVIVVGHGADRVVKAVTEEAPEGVQIDFVEQPVQRGTGDAVSVGITALPDADDEDGDVIVLPGDTPLLRPATIAALVRQHRAADAAATLLTARVSDPYGYGRVVRREDGRVARITEEVDASPEERDIDEINTSIYVFRHGVLAPGLRRVMPDNAKGEYYLTDVVGVLFDAGYTITTLEAADSMEAAGVNDRAQLAVAEAELRDRTNEKWMRRGVTMLDPEHTYVDASVELGTDVTLFPGTILQGHCVIGEHAEIGPNTRLVDCTVGEGAVVQNTVARQAEIGEHAVVGPFASLEPGARVAPHAATGAFFSGTAVD
- a CDS encoding ribose-phosphate diphosphokinase, with translation MELNPVKKLKIFSGRSHTALAEEIADCLGVPLGSANLKTFPNGEIKCQFTENIRGSDVFIIQSHCGEINASIMENMILLDAAKRASAKRITAVLPYYGYARQDRKAAGREPITAKLVADMLTVAGADRIMTIDLHSGQIQGFFDGPFDHLVAMPVLLDYIRNNAPGDVVVCAPDAGGVKLADRYARHLGADLVFVQKRRDTKGDGAVEAIDMVGEVDGRCCVLIDDMIDTAGTITAAAELLSKRGATEVWVAATHLILSDPATERLKNSSIARVVGTNTIPLPPERQLPIIEQLSVAPLIAEVISAVFEDQSVSEIFGGENQS